One window from the genome of Streptomyces sp. NBC_01476 encodes:
- a CDS encoding SRPBCC domain-containing protein — translation MSDDRIESETLIEAPVERVWSLVAEPGFWVLPEESLTGAVAKAGDSTVAKNPEHGEFPVRVEKVEPPTYVAYRWASAFPGQELTEDNSTLVEFTLTAEGDKTRLRVVESGFAALTVPGEARDQALKNNTTGWVQVLGSAKKRSEA, via the coding sequence ATGAGCGACGATCGCATTGAAAGCGAAACCCTGATCGAGGCCCCGGTGGAGCGGGTCTGGTCTCTGGTGGCCGAGCCCGGTTTCTGGGTCCTGCCCGAGGAGAGCCTGACCGGTGCCGTCGCCAAGGCCGGCGACTCCACGGTGGCCAAGAACCCCGAGCACGGCGAGTTCCCGGTGCGGGTGGAGAAGGTCGAACCGCCCACCTACGTGGCGTACCGCTGGGCCAGCGCGTTCCCCGGCCAGGAACTGACCGAGGACAATTCCACCCTCGTCGAGTTCACCCTGACCGCCGAGGGCGACAAGACCCGCCTGCGTGTCGTGGAGAGCGGCTTCGCCGCGCTCACCGTCCCTGGCGAGGCCCGGGACCAGGCGCTCAAGAACAACACCACCGGCTGGGTTCAGGTCCTCGGATCGGCCAAGAAGCGCAGCGAGGCGTAG
- a CDS encoding transposase has translation MPRSTSFSNPNAWEYRRRPGDGGLLRRGQIAHARVVSAGFISSCYAVRSGVEGTVNEFAHAHGMRRCRYRGQPKAHLQHVLTAIAVNIERLSSLSATEEASSPRPPTAFGRGVAGPG, from the coding sequence ATGCCGCGCTCCACGAGCTTCTCTAACCCGAACGCGTGGGAGTACCGCCGACGGCCGGGAGACGGTGGGCTTCTTCGCCGAGGTCAAATCGCGCACGCTCGCGTGGTCAGCGCAGGGTTCATAAGCAGCTGCTACGCGGTCCGCTCCGGAGTCGAGGGCACTGTCAACGAGTTCGCCCACGCACACGGCATGCGCCGGTGCCGCTACCGAGGACAGCCGAAAGCCCATCTGCAACACGTCCTCACGGCCATCGCCGTGAATATCGAACGACTCAGCAGCCTGTCAGCGACCGAGGAAGCCTCATCACCGAGACCACCGACCGCCTTCGGTCGAGGAGTTGCTGGGCCCGGGTGA
- a CDS encoding alpha/beta fold hydrolase translates to MSDQTSHRFVQTNGIQTHIAEQGEGPLVVLLHGFPETWYSWRHQLPALAAAGYHVVAPDLRGYGQTDRPAAVEQYSQLHLVGDVTGLLDALGEEQAVVIGHDFGTSVAWNAALLRPDRFRGVAALSVPYLPRGPISSLAGLRQALGDGFYMQYLQEPGVADAELARDVRTTLTRVFSWGFGDSPQAQAPTLPVVPEGKGLLDLMPEPAALPDWLTEAELDHYVAEFTRTGFTGGLNWWRTLDLSWELTAPWQGAPLTTPALYMHGDRDGSITLPGMDQLIANLQAFVPNLTRTVALPGVGHWTQQERPEEVNAELLKFLGGL, encoded by the coding sequence ATGAGCGATCAGACCAGTCACCGGTTCGTGCAGACCAACGGCATCCAGACGCACATCGCCGAACAGGGCGAAGGGCCGCTCGTCGTGCTGCTGCACGGCTTCCCGGAGACGTGGTACTCCTGGCGGCACCAACTGCCCGCCCTGGCGGCGGCCGGCTACCACGTCGTGGCTCCCGACCTGCGTGGCTACGGACAGACCGACCGTCCGGCTGCGGTGGAACAGTACTCGCAGCTCCACCTGGTGGGCGACGTGACAGGTCTGCTCGACGCGCTCGGCGAAGAGCAGGCCGTGGTGATCGGCCACGACTTCGGCACCTCGGTCGCCTGGAACGCGGCGTTGCTGCGTCCCGACCGCTTCCGTGGTGTCGCCGCCCTGAGTGTGCCCTACCTGCCGCGCGGCCCGATCAGCTCCCTGGCGGGCCTGAGGCAGGCACTCGGCGACGGGTTCTACATGCAGTACCTGCAGGAGCCCGGCGTTGCCGACGCCGAGCTGGCACGGGATGTGCGCACCACGCTCACCCGCGTCTTCAGCTGGGGCTTCGGCGACTCCCCGCAAGCGCAGGCTCCCACCCTGCCGGTGGTGCCCGAGGGCAAGGGTCTGCTCGACCTCATGCCGGAACCCGCGGCGCTGCCCGACTGGCTGACTGAGGCCGAACTCGACCACTACGTCGCCGAGTTCACCCGGACCGGTTTCACCGGCGGCCTCAACTGGTGGCGGACGCTCGATCTGAGCTGGGAGTTGACTGCGCCCTGGCAGGGTGCGCCGCTGACCACCCCTGCTCTGTACATGCACGGCGATCGGGACGGCAGCATCACGCTCCCGGGGATGGACCAGCTGATCGCCAACCTGCAGGCGTTCGTGCCGAACCTGACGCGCACCGTGGCGCTGCCCGGGGTCGGGCACTGGACGCAGCAGGAACGGCCGGAAGAGGTCAACGCGGAACTGCTGAAGTTCCTGGGCGGCCTCTGA
- a CDS encoding FxLD family lanthipeptide, whose translation MTVHLEEPVAAVPPAAEVIHDDPFQLDITFIENTPATETVLMCGTGDNCGSSCPSACTTS comes from the coding sequence ATGACCGTCCACCTGGAGGAGCCGGTGGCTGCCGTGCCGCCGGCCGCCGAGGTCATCCACGACGACCCGTTCCAGCTCGACATCACCTTCATCGAGAACACCCCGGCAACCGAGACGGTGCTGATGTGCGGCACCGGCGACAACTGCGGTAGCTCCTGCCCGAGCGCCTGCACCACCTCGTAG
- a CDS encoding 3'-5' exonuclease, with protein sequence MPAGAVDGLHDEAACQVTVSTAHKAKGLEYPRVQIAADFHPPKDTDQLGPDARPIPGPVDSAEARRLAYVAVTRAQQLLDRRRSVVSVMRLPRSLTGC encoded by the coding sequence GTGCCGGCCGGTGCGGTCGATGGCCTGCACGACGAGGCGGCTTGCCAGGTCACCGTTTCCACCGCCCACAAGGCAAAGGGGCTTGAATACCCGCGCGTTCAGATCGCCGCCGACTTCCACCCGCCCAAGGACACCGACCAACTCGGCCCCGATGCCCGCCCCATTCCCGGGCCCGTCGACAGCGCCGAGGCCCGCCGCCTCGCCTACGTCGCCGTCACCCGGGCCCAGCAACTCCTCGACCGAAGGCGGTCGGTGGTCTCGGTGATGAGGCTTCCTCGGTCGCTGACAGGCTGCTGA
- a CDS encoding ATP-binding protein, whose product MTTTRPFPQQDVCRRAVEASADEDRFCSRTTLSAASAGLTALHAGGPEMVVDELVLRLVRETGRPGAMAEHERRWAGLLRRLSTAKLRSWGIHELVDDAELLISELAANGLQHGQGPELVFRLVIARDLLLIALDDGCPRRPQIHEAGVDDERGRGLLIVSQVAADWGVSSDGTTTWCTLARGRA is encoded by the coding sequence ATGACGACCACTCGTCCGTTCCCCCAGCAGGACGTCTGTCGTCGTGCGGTCGAAGCCTCTGCCGACGAGGACCGGTTCTGCTCTCGTACGACTCTCTCGGCGGCTTCAGCCGGCCTCACCGCGTTACACGCTGGCGGGCCCGAAATGGTTGTGGATGAACTGGTCCTGCGCCTGGTGCGCGAGACCGGGCGCCCTGGGGCGATGGCGGAACACGAGCGGCGGTGGGCGGGCCTCCTTCGCCGGCTGTCGACGGCGAAGTTGCGCAGCTGGGGGATCCATGAACTCGTTGATGACGCGGAACTCCTCATCAGCGAACTCGCCGCGAATGGCCTCCAGCACGGCCAGGGACCGGAGTTGGTATTCCGGCTGGTTATCGCGAGGGATCTGCTGCTCATCGCCCTTGACGACGGTTGTCCACGTCGTCCTCAGATCCATGAAGCCGGGGTGGACGACGAGCGTGGCCGTGGCCTGCTGATCGTTTCCCAGGTTGCTGCCGACTGGGGTGTCAGTTCAGACGGGACGACGACCTGGTGCACGCTTGCCCGGGGTCGGGCGTGA
- a CDS encoding lantibiotic dehydratase family protein: MLRAAVNLSGPDMPPWPGPSASLARWRSWLAAVWADDTFRQAVTSASPDLARQVQSILNGASPKVRRARRAALATARYAIRSTRRSTPYGLFAGVASVGFGEAAEARVGERHQAVARPDPVALDAAITAWETDAQRMAGIDVCVNNLAQQRGGRVYVPSEGASEFTLALTPAVALVLDAARSPIRYSALADKLAAEFPNTAAHHRAGLLAQLLGVRLLRSSLRAPATVVDPTGSLPAALREEARHSWTAPDLRLDAAVRLPEAVLTEAETAATVLTRLAAHPTGTLVWRRYAEQFAERYGEGVEVPLELVTDSERGLGFPEGFGQVSVAPRPMTRRDRLLLELAGIAGVKGSRSVALSGEMIEQLEAAAGKAVLRPPHLELGVQVRAGSTEALDRGDFRLQVSTVSRAAGSMTGRFWHLFPDAGTAYTVLPTVEPGAELVQLSFHAARVHADLLTRAPQVLPRVISVGEFRHRTEGVLFPSDLAVGIRDGRLYLVEAATGTRLEVLAPTAINFLWNNYTPSLPRFLAEISRSAAPQVTWFDWGAAWTLPFTPAVHYRRSILVAARWKLRARDLPGRAATLDEWAVRLHAWMHRFGVPDCVLLAEDDRRLPLDLRQDMHLDLLRAHLDAGPTGVAQLHDAPPPDADGWLGGRAHSLVIPLQARS; this comes from the coding sequence ATGCTGCGCGCCGCGGTGAACCTCAGCGGCCCGGACATGCCGCCCTGGCCGGGACCTTCCGCCTCACTCGCACGCTGGCGTTCGTGGCTGGCCGCCGTGTGGGCCGATGACACCTTCCGGCAGGCCGTGACCAGCGCGAGCCCGGACCTGGCCCGCCAAGTCCAGTCGATTCTCAACGGAGCATCCCCGAAGGTGCGCCGGGCACGGCGGGCGGCCCTCGCCACCGCGCGTTACGCCATCAGGTCCACGCGCCGCTCCACCCCGTACGGCCTGTTCGCGGGTGTCGCATCGGTCGGGTTCGGCGAAGCGGCCGAGGCCCGTGTCGGCGAGCGGCACCAGGCCGTCGCCCGGCCGGACCCGGTGGCGCTGGACGCGGCGATCACCGCCTGGGAGACGGACGCCCAGCGGATGGCCGGCATCGACGTATGCGTCAACAACCTCGCGCAACAGCGAGGCGGGCGCGTCTACGTCCCTTCCGAGGGCGCCTCGGAGTTCACCCTCGCGTTGACGCCCGCGGTCGCGCTGGTGCTCGACGCGGCCCGGTCCCCGATCCGGTACTCGGCCCTGGCGGACAAGCTCGCCGCCGAATTCCCGAACACGGCCGCGCACCACCGGGCCGGACTGCTCGCGCAGCTCCTGGGGGTGCGGCTGCTGCGTTCCTCGCTGCGGGCCCCCGCCACCGTCGTTGATCCGACCGGTTCCCTGCCGGCCGCTCTGCGTGAAGAGGCCCGGCACAGCTGGACGGCGCCGGATCTGCGGTTGGACGCCGCGGTGCGGTTACCGGAGGCTGTCCTGACGGAGGCGGAGACCGCCGCGACCGTCCTGACCCGGCTCGCCGCGCATCCGACGGGAACCCTGGTGTGGCGCCGGTACGCCGAGCAGTTCGCCGAGCGCTACGGCGAGGGCGTCGAGGTGCCGCTGGAGCTGGTGACCGACAGCGAGCGGGGCTTGGGCTTCCCCGAGGGGTTCGGACAGGTGTCCGTGGCTCCCCGCCCGATGACCCGGCGGGACCGGCTCCTGCTGGAGCTGGCGGGGATCGCGGGTGTCAAGGGCAGCAGGTCGGTGGCCCTGTCCGGCGAGATGATCGAGCAATTGGAGGCCGCCGCGGGTAAGGCCGTTCTCCGCCCGCCTCACCTGGAGCTGGGCGTGCAGGTGCGGGCCGGCTCGACGGAGGCTCTGGACCGCGGTGACTTCCGCCTTCAGGTGTCCACCGTCTCCCGTGCGGCCGGTTCGATGACGGGTAGGTTCTGGCACCTGTTCCCGGACGCTGGCACGGCTTACACCGTCCTGCCCACGGTCGAGCCGGGTGCGGAGCTGGTCCAGCTCTCCTTCCACGCCGCCCGCGTCCATGCGGACCTGCTGACCCGTGCCCCGCAGGTGCTGCCCCGGGTGATCAGCGTCGGGGAGTTCCGGCACCGCACGGAAGGGGTCCTGTTCCCGTCCGACCTGGCCGTCGGCATACGCGACGGCCGCCTCTATCTCGTCGAGGCCGCCACCGGCACACGCCTGGAGGTGCTCGCGCCCACCGCGATCAACTTCCTGTGGAACAACTACACCCCTTCCCTGCCGCGATTCCTCGCCGAGATCAGCCGGTCCGCAGCACCGCAGGTGACGTGGTTCGACTGGGGCGCGGCCTGGACGCTGCCGTTCACCCCGGCAGTGCACTACCGGCGGTCGATCCTGGTTGCCGCGCGGTGGAAGCTGCGCGCCCGGGATCTGCCCGGCCGCGCCGCGACGCTGGATGAATGGGCCGTGCGGCTCCACGCCTGGATGCACCGGTTCGGCGTGCCGGACTGCGTGCTCCTGGCCGAGGACGACCGACGGCTTCCCCTCGATCTCCGCCAGGACATGCACCTGGACCTGCTGCGCGCCCACCTCGACGCCGGCCCGACCGGTGTCGCGCAACTGCACGACGCGCCACCGCCGGATGCCGACGGATGGCTCGGCGGCCGGGCCCACAGCCTCGTCATCCCGCTGCAGGCACGCTCATGA
- a CDS encoding ArsR/SmtB family transcription factor codes for MTDERRDNADGVDNVLGALADPTRRQLLDLLAAQGEATATALAERLPISRQAVVKHLAVLDAAKLAVGTRVGREVRYSLRPAALNATARWMAGLASEWDRRLAAVKRVAEAAERDSRE; via the coding sequence GTGACGGACGAACGTCGCGACAATGCCGATGGGGTCGACAACGTCCTCGGCGCCCTGGCCGATCCGACGCGACGTCAACTGCTCGATCTCCTTGCCGCACAGGGCGAGGCGACTGCGACCGCACTCGCCGAGCGGCTGCCCATCTCGCGGCAGGCGGTGGTCAAGCACCTTGCCGTTCTGGACGCCGCCAAGCTGGCCGTCGGCACCAGGGTCGGACGCGAGGTGCGGTACTCCCTACGGCCGGCAGCACTGAACGCCACCGCCCGTTGGATGGCCGGTCTCGCGTCCGAGTGGGATCGACGGCTGGCGGCCGTCAAACGCGTCGCTGAGGCGGCGGAGCGCGACTCACGCGAGTAG
- the fxlM gene encoding methyltransferase, FxLD system, translating into MNFDDENLSTRAETDWWHARVSFPGGTGITPEAAGALSSALGEQRFHFLRKDGDLRLRTQQPAADLLERLVADQAATAWVVGIYEPETHAFGGPEGMSLAHDVFCVDSRAALAETGSPGARERCVLLLSVLIRAAGLDPFEAGDVWAKLGSLRPPIAPPTGWPRERAVAAMRRLMNADAALRPDAEPHWAERVAVFENAGRQLRQLAADGELTRGLRAVLAHHAIFAFNRAAVPTTEQAATAWLGRQAAFSDQEPADVSPRKPTPHTSNLTRMETTVTPATDPTELREALVNRLIDSTTLHTPDVITAFRDTERHQFLPGVDLPTAYINDAVPTKHDAAGEMISCISAPSIVATQLEQMGAKPGHKVLEAGAATGYNAALLGRLVAPGGHVWTLDVDQDLVDGARKNLAQAGAANVTVVLGDGAAGLPEHAPFDRIQFTVGAGDVPAKLLDQLAPGGRLVLPMRIRGSISRSFAFERDGDTWRTVSCEMATFVPLRKGVMNDIYTPVPMAGEGNVRLETFSEQEVDRDTIRTVLDQPPAKVYSGVKFRQGDPWEWLYLYLASALPNGLSRMPGSRPGFTPHFGWGSMAALDGDTLAYLTVREGEDEQGRFWEIGVIGHGSRATELAGHVTGEIRDWNEGWGNHAPEPTFRMAIGAARGQLTATEPRFVIDKPFSRLVIDWPRKG; encoded by the coding sequence ATGAACTTCGACGACGAGAACCTCTCCACCCGCGCCGAGACAGACTGGTGGCACGCCCGCGTGTCCTTTCCGGGCGGTACCGGGATAACCCCCGAAGCCGCCGGCGCACTGTCCTCCGCCCTGGGCGAGCAACGGTTCCACTTCCTGCGCAAGGACGGGGATCTGCGCCTGCGCACCCAGCAGCCCGCAGCCGACCTGCTGGAGCGCCTCGTCGCCGACCAGGCAGCCACAGCCTGGGTCGTCGGCATCTACGAACCGGAGACCCATGCCTTCGGCGGCCCCGAAGGCATGAGCCTCGCACACGACGTGTTCTGCGTAGACAGCCGCGCCGCCCTGGCCGAGACCGGCAGCCCCGGGGCCAGGGAACGCTGTGTCCTGCTGCTCTCCGTCCTGATCCGGGCGGCCGGACTGGACCCGTTCGAGGCCGGCGACGTCTGGGCGAAACTCGGCTCCCTGCGACCGCCCATCGCCCCGCCCACCGGCTGGCCCCGCGAACGGGCAGTCGCGGCCATGCGGCGCCTGATGAACGCCGATGCAGCCCTGCGGCCGGACGCCGAGCCCCACTGGGCCGAGCGCGTCGCGGTGTTCGAGAACGCCGGCCGCCAACTGCGGCAGCTCGCCGCTGACGGAGAGCTGACCCGGGGCCTGCGCGCCGTACTCGCCCATCACGCGATCTTCGCCTTCAACCGCGCCGCAGTACCCACCACCGAGCAAGCCGCGACGGCCTGGCTGGGCCGCCAAGCCGCCTTCTCCGACCAGGAACCGGCCGACGTGTCCCCCCGCAAGCCCACCCCTCACACCTCTAACCTCACCCGAATGGAGACCACCGTGACGCCCGCCACCGACCCCACTGAACTGCGCGAAGCGCTCGTCAACCGCCTCATCGACAGCACCACCCTGCACACCCCCGACGTCATCACCGCCTTCCGCGACACCGAGCGCCACCAGTTCCTGCCCGGCGTCGACCTGCCGACCGCGTACATCAACGACGCGGTACCCACCAAGCACGACGCGGCCGGCGAGATGATCTCCTGCATCTCCGCACCCTCGATCGTCGCCACCCAGCTGGAGCAGATGGGGGCCAAGCCCGGCCACAAGGTCCTGGAAGCCGGGGCCGCCACCGGCTACAACGCCGCGCTCCTCGGCCGGCTCGTGGCCCCCGGTGGCCACGTGTGGACCCTGGACGTGGACCAGGACCTCGTGGACGGCGCCCGCAAGAACCTCGCGCAGGCCGGGGCCGCGAACGTGACGGTCGTACTGGGCGACGGCGCCGCCGGCCTTCCCGAGCACGCCCCCTTCGACCGTATCCAGTTCACCGTCGGCGCCGGCGACGTGCCGGCGAAACTGCTCGACCAGCTCGCCCCCGGCGGACGCCTGGTCCTGCCCATGCGGATCCGCGGAAGCATCTCCCGGTCCTTCGCCTTCGAACGCGACGGCGACACCTGGCGGACCGTCTCCTGCGAGATGGCGACCTTCGTGCCACTGCGCAAGGGCGTCATGAACGACATCTACACGCCGGTGCCCATGGCCGGTGAGGGGAACGTCCGCCTGGAGACTTTCAGCGAACAGGAAGTGGACCGCGACACGATCCGCACCGTCCTGGACCAGCCGCCGGCCAAGGTCTACTCCGGCGTGAAGTTCCGCCAGGGCGACCCCTGGGAGTGGCTGTACCTCTACCTGGCCTCGGCACTGCCCAACGGCCTGTCCCGCATGCCCGGCTCCCGCCCCGGCTTCACCCCGCACTTCGGCTGGGGCTCCATGGCCGCACTCGACGGCGACACCCTCGCTTACCTGACCGTGCGCGAAGGCGAGGACGAACAGGGCAGGTTCTGGGAGATCGGCGTCATCGGCCACGGCTCCCGCGCCACCGAACTCGCCGGCCACGTCACCGGCGAGATCCGCGACTGGAACGAGGGCTGGGGCAACCACGCCCCCGAACCCACCTTCCGGATGGCCATCGGCGCCGCACGCGGCCAGCTCACCGCCACCGAGCCGCGCTTCGTCATCGACAAGCCCTTCAGCCGTCTCGTCATCGACTGGCCGCGCAAAGGCTGA
- a CDS encoding acyl-CoA dehydrogenase family protein — protein sequence MSITETSERQPTLEELKNSLAALVPVLREKAQWSEEHRRIHDDSIRAMDEAGILKLRMPVRFGGYEADTRTLVDVAIELGRADGALAWTVSTYWIASWIVGLFPDEAQEEVFPTPDVRICGAVSPSGAAVPVDGGVLLNGSWHFVSGALHANWQELATVLLRPGAEPEPVIVAVPMSSLEIVDDWHTSGMAASGSVTTVAKDVFVPDTHIIPMESAIRPNGLSKANADSTIWRSPTILAGSAATVGILVGMAKAAREAFFERMPGRPIRYTDYEHQAEAPITHIQVGTAVMKTEQAEYHAYHAAELVDAKAASGEPWTIEERARVRADEGWATRLAKEAIDLYASASGGSSIYRHEPIQRIVRDIHAISVHPMFSPDSNTETFGRVLCGLGPNTMFI from the coding sequence GTGTCGATCACCGAAACGTCAGAGCGTCAGCCGACGCTCGAAGAACTGAAGAACTCCTTGGCCGCCTTGGTCCCGGTGCTCCGCGAGAAGGCACAGTGGTCCGAGGAGCACCGGCGCATCCACGACGACTCCATCCGGGCCATGGACGAAGCAGGGATCCTCAAGTTGCGGATGCCGGTCCGATTCGGCGGTTACGAGGCCGACACCCGGACACTGGTGGACGTCGCCATCGAACTCGGCCGTGCCGACGGCGCGCTGGCGTGGACGGTGTCGACCTACTGGATCGCGTCCTGGATCGTCGGCCTGTTCCCCGACGAGGCCCAGGAGGAGGTGTTCCCGACCCCGGACGTCCGGATCTGCGGCGCCGTCAGTCCGAGCGGTGCGGCGGTGCCTGTGGACGGCGGGGTCCTGCTCAACGGCTCGTGGCACTTCGTCAGCGGCGCCCTGCACGCGAACTGGCAGGAACTCGCCACGGTGCTGCTCCGGCCGGGCGCGGAGCCCGAACCGGTGATCGTGGCCGTGCCCATGTCGAGCCTGGAGATCGTGGACGACTGGCACACGTCGGGGATGGCCGCCAGCGGCAGCGTCACCACCGTGGCGAAGGACGTCTTCGTTCCGGATACCCACATCATCCCCATGGAGTCGGCCATCCGGCCGAACGGTCTTTCGAAGGCGAATGCCGACTCGACGATCTGGCGCAGTCCGACGATCCTGGCCGGATCGGCCGCGACGGTCGGCATCCTGGTCGGCATGGCGAAGGCGGCCCGCGAGGCGTTCTTCGAGCGGATGCCCGGACGCCCGATCCGGTACACCGACTACGAGCACCAGGCGGAGGCGCCGATCACGCACATCCAGGTCGGTACCGCCGTGATGAAGACTGAGCAGGCCGAGTACCACGCGTACCACGCGGCGGAGCTGGTGGATGCCAAGGCCGCCAGCGGCGAGCCGTGGACGATCGAGGAGCGCGCGCGGGTCCGCGCCGACGAGGGGTGGGCCACCCGCCTGGCCAAGGAGGCCATCGATCTTTACGCCTCGGCCAGCGGGGGTTCTTCCATTTACCGGCACGAGCCGATCCAGCGGATCGTGCGCGACATCCACGCCATCAGCGTGCATCCGATGTTCAGCCCTGACTCCAACACCGAGACGTTCGGGCGGGTGCTCTGCGGGCTGGGTCCCAACACGATGTTCATCTAG
- a CDS encoding lanthionine synthetase C family protein, whose translation MTAATGPRTQDLSEGALGAALLHIERGDLASARHHLTQAVAGGVSAGGNASLFHGAPAVEFVLSRAGRTGREVRDAVDRAVAARLAAARRRQASGTLPHLAEFDLIRGLTGLAALLLTRSAASPLLKQVLAHLVSLSRPVPIAGRELPGWWSQAGPAGEEMDGGHSNNGVAHGIAGVLAVLSIALRDDVQVPGQQDAIETFARWLDTYGGCYWTTHDQLSANGTPEPEPARPSWCYGEIGIARAQQLAALALGDPVRRCAAEETVVRTLGDPKRLGRITDASLCHGWAGLVTVARAVAQDSTAPDSFAPLITDLTKRLAADLDRLSKPGFLEGRAGAQLALHGADTTGWTRALLIT comes from the coding sequence ATGACGGCGGCCACCGGCCCCCGGACGCAGGATCTGTCGGAGGGCGCACTGGGTGCAGCGCTGCTGCACATCGAGCGCGGTGATCTCGCCTCCGCGCGGCACCACCTGACCCAGGCGGTGGCGGGCGGTGTCAGCGCGGGTGGCAACGCATCCCTTTTCCATGGCGCCCCGGCGGTGGAGTTCGTGCTCAGCCGCGCCGGGCGTACCGGCCGGGAAGTCCGTGATGCGGTGGACCGCGCCGTGGCAGCCCGGCTGGCCGCAGCGCGCCGCCGGCAGGCATCCGGGACCCTGCCCCATCTCGCCGAGTTCGACCTCATCCGGGGGCTGACCGGGCTGGCCGCGCTGCTGCTGACCCGCAGCGCGGCCTCGCCGCTGCTGAAGCAGGTCTTGGCCCACCTGGTCTCCCTGTCCCGGCCGGTCCCTATCGCAGGCCGGGAGCTGCCGGGGTGGTGGTCGCAGGCCGGCCCTGCCGGTGAGGAGATGGACGGCGGGCACAGCAACAACGGCGTCGCCCACGGCATCGCCGGTGTCCTGGCCGTACTGTCCATCGCGCTCCGCGACGACGTGCAGGTGCCGGGGCAGCAGGACGCCATCGAGACGTTCGCACGTTGGCTGGACACGTACGGCGGCTGCTACTGGACCACCCACGACCAACTCTCGGCCAATGGAACACCCGAGCCGGAACCCGCCCGCCCGTCCTGGTGCTACGGCGAGATCGGGATCGCCCGCGCCCAGCAACTGGCCGCGCTCGCCCTCGGCGATCCGGTACGCCGGTGCGCGGCAGAGGAAACCGTCGTGCGCACGCTGGGCGACCCCAAGCGCCTGGGCCGGATCACCGACGCCTCGCTGTGCCACGGCTGGGCCGGCCTGGTGACCGTCGCCCGCGCCGTCGCCCAGGACAGCACAGCCCCGGACAGCTTCGCACCGCTGATCACAGACCTGACCAAGCGTCTGGCCGCTGACCTGGACCGGCTGTCCAAGCCCGGGTTCCTGGAAGGCCGGGCCGGCGCGCAACTGGCACTGCACGGGGCCGACACCACCGGCTGGACCCGAGCGCTGCTGATCACCTGA